In Streptomyces sclerotialus, one genomic interval encodes:
- a CDS encoding multidrug effflux MFS transporter, whose amino-acid sequence MTRTGTGRLVVVLGGLSAVSPFATDMYIPGFPEIVTSFGTTGTAVQLSLTACLVGLAVGQVVLGPVSDAAGRRRLLLAGSGTFTVLSLLCALAPSIVVFDVARLLQGIAGSAGLVIGRAVISDRFSGSHAARQLTTLSVIAMTAPVLAPVTGGLLLGIGSWRLVFVALAVTGLLLTTAVRAWVPESLPAERRRTGGLRAVLAATGGLLRRRELIGYLLVLGCGLAALFAYITGSPFVFRNVYGLSPAGYGLVFATNAVGTVAAGAVFGRLAARVRLNSLLVIGVIVTVASVLTLVTLLVLGISTLPTTWACLFGLTTGFGILLPASTTLVLAVGRDAPGAASGLLGGAQFALGAAAAPLPGVLGPTTAMSTAVVVLGFVLLSAAVLIILARPWQGHGEPAAPGPGRPAGNDAACRHRGEPM is encoded by the coding sequence ATGACCCGCACCGGAACGGGGCGACTCGTGGTCGTCCTCGGTGGGCTTTCGGCGGTATCGCCGTTCGCCACCGACATGTACATCCCTGGCTTTCCCGAGATCGTCACCTCGTTCGGCACCACGGGAACGGCTGTCCAGCTTTCCCTGACCGCCTGCCTCGTCGGGCTCGCCGTCGGTCAGGTCGTGCTCGGCCCGGTCAGCGACGCGGCAGGGCGAAGGCGCCTGCTCCTGGCCGGTTCCGGCACGTTCACCGTGTTGTCCTTGCTCTGTGCGCTCGCCCCGTCCATCGTCGTGTTCGACGTCGCCCGACTGCTGCAAGGGATCGCCGGCAGCGCGGGGCTCGTCATCGGACGGGCCGTCATCAGCGACCGCTTCAGCGGCAGCCACGCGGCCCGCCAACTGACGACGCTGAGCGTGATCGCGATGACCGCCCCGGTTCTGGCGCCGGTGACCGGAGGGCTCCTGCTCGGTATCGGCTCGTGGCGGCTGGTGTTCGTGGCACTGGCCGTGACCGGGCTGTTGTTGACGACCGCGGTCAGGGCGTGGGTCCCCGAATCGCTGCCTGCCGAGCGGCGCCGGACCGGTGGCCTGCGGGCCGTACTCGCCGCGACGGGCGGACTGCTGCGGCGGCGCGAACTGATCGGCTATCTGCTCGTCCTGGGCTGTGGACTGGCCGCCCTGTTCGCCTACATCACCGGCTCGCCCTTCGTCTTCCGGAACGTCTACGGCCTGTCCCCCGCCGGCTACGGCCTCGTCTTCGCCACGAACGCCGTCGGCACCGTAGCGGCCGGCGCGGTCTTCGGACGGCTGGCCGCGCGGGTACGTCTCAACTCGCTGCTCGTCATCGGCGTCATCGTGACCGTCGCCTCAGTGCTCACACTGGTGACTCTGCTCGTCCTCGGCATCAGCACGCTCCCCACCACCTGGGCCTGCCTGTTCGGCCTGACGACCGGATTCGGCATCCTGCTGCCTGCGTCGACCACCCTCGTACTCGCGGTCGGCAGGGATGCCCCCGGAGCCGCTTCCGGCCTGCTCGGCGGCGCCCAATTCGCGCTCGGTGCCGCGGCCGCACCGCTGCCCGGCGTCCTGGGTCCTACCACCGCCATGTCGACGGCCGTCGTCGTACTCGGCTTCGTGCTGCTCTCCGCGGCAGTGCTGATCATCCTCGCCCGGCCGTGGCAAGGACACGGCGAGCCGGCCGCCCCCGGGCCCGGGCGTCCGGCCGGAAACGATGCGGCGTGCCGCCACCGGGGGGAGCCGATGTGA
- a CDS encoding serine hydrolase domain-containing protein — translation MNRRAFLITATAAAAAGLPLLPTPAAARGGLPSRVRHYLARALAAGSPGVVCGVIQGGRRYVAGAGKRSADGPAPDSRTVFQLGSISKTLTATALAHAVCAGTARLDAPLVLPARFRIPRKGPRRITLGDLATHTSGLPSLPPNLLKGADPQDPYAHYTLDDLAAGLRETQLSTEPGSVYAYSNLGFGLLGQALAFDDVDSMLRRDVASPLRLTDTTTKLRPDMAARKAVGHLAGEPAPDWHDHVLSAAGTSMYSTADDMLRFLGAQLRPKHSPLQAAIELTQRPRFTDSGSGLRIGLGWHLAPLPTGRTMTWHNGGTGGFSSCAAFSRESGTAVVMMVNTFSQESATEARPVDALTFELLKELDAA, via the coding sequence ATGAACCGACGGGCCTTTCTCATCACAGCGACAGCGGCAGCGGCAGCGGGCCTGCCGCTGCTGCCCACACCCGCCGCCGCGCGCGGCGGTCTGCCCAGCCGGGTGCGGCATTACCTGGCCCGGGCGCTGGCCGCCGGCAGTCCGGGCGTGGTCTGCGGAGTGATACAGGGCGGGCGCAGGTACGTCGCGGGCGCCGGAAAGAGGAGCGCGGACGGCCCGGCGCCGGACAGCAGGACGGTGTTCCAGCTCGGGTCCATCAGCAAGACGCTCACCGCCACCGCCCTCGCGCATGCCGTATGCGCGGGTACGGCCCGCCTCGATGCGCCGCTCGTCCTGCCTGCCCGGTTCCGCATCCCGCGCAAGGGTCCCCGGCGGATCACACTGGGCGATCTGGCGACCCACACCTCCGGCCTGCCCTCGCTGCCGCCGAACCTTCTCAAGGGCGCGGATCCGCAGGACCCCTACGCTCACTACACGCTGGACGACCTGGCTGCCGGTCTGCGCGAGACCCAACTGAGCACCGAGCCGGGCAGCGTGTACGCGTACTCGAACCTGGGTTTCGGGCTGCTCGGCCAGGCGCTGGCGTTCGACGACGTCGACTCGATGCTGCGGCGGGACGTGGCGTCGCCGCTCCGGCTGACGGACACCACGACGAAGCTGCGGCCGGACATGGCGGCGCGTAAGGCCGTCGGTCATCTCGCCGGGGAGCCCGCGCCCGACTGGCACGACCACGTGCTCAGCGCCGCCGGCACCTCGATGTACAGCACCGCCGACGACATGCTGAGGTTTCTGGGGGCACAACTGCGCCCGAAGCACTCGCCGTTGCAGGCCGCGATCGAATTGACCCAGCGCCCCCGCTTCACCGACTCCGGCAGCGGACTGCGGATCGGGCTCGGCTGGCACCTCGCCCCACTGCCCACGGGCCGCACCATGACCTGGCACAACGGCGGCACCGGCGGATTCAGCAGCTGCGCCGCGTTCAGCCGGGAAAGCGGAACGGCGGTGGTGATGATGGTGAACACCTTCAGCCAGGAGAGTGCGACCGAAGCACGCCCGGTCGACGCGCTCACCTTCGAGCTGCTGAAGGAGCTCGACGCAGCCTGA
- a CDS encoding acyl-CoA carboxylase subunit beta, producing the protein MHTPGHSRTTRPEDPRSSTRELEELRRTIREGDPVATERQRAKGKLTARERIDLLLDEGSFNEVEPLRRHRATGFGLERKRPHTDGVITGWGTVHGRTVFVYAHDFRIFGGALGEAHAQKIHKIMDRALAAGAPLVSLNDGAGARIQEGVTALAGYGGIFQRNTRASGVIPQISVMLGPCAGGAAYSPALTDFVFMVRETAQMFITGPDVVQAVTGEKISHNGLGGADVHSETSGVCHFAYNEEEQCLEEVRYLLSLLPQNNRENPPVAPAEYPPGRKCAQLADIVPADGSRPYDMRKVIEEIVDDGEHLEVHERWATNILCSLARLDGETVGIVANQPQSLAGVLDINASEKAARFIQMCDAFNIPLVTLLDVPGFLPGVDQEHGGIIRRGAKLLYAYCNATVPRISVILRKAYGGAYIVMDSQSVGADLTYAWPTNEIAVMGAEGAANVIFRKQVAESADPEATRARLVEEYKAELMHPYYAAERGLVDDVIAPADTRDTLVRALAMLREKHAELPARKHGNPPQ; encoded by the coding sequence ATGCATACCCCAGGCCACTCCCGTACGACGCGTCCTGAGGATCCGCGTTCGTCGACGCGGGAACTTGAGGAATTACGTCGCACCATCCGCGAGGGCGATCCGGTCGCCACGGAGCGGCAGCGCGCGAAGGGAAAACTGACCGCCCGGGAGCGGATAGACCTCCTCCTCGACGAAGGGTCGTTCAACGAGGTGGAGCCGCTTCGACGGCACCGGGCGACCGGCTTCGGACTCGAACGGAAGAGGCCGCACACGGACGGCGTCATCACCGGATGGGGCACGGTGCACGGCCGGACGGTGTTCGTGTACGCGCACGACTTCCGTATTTTCGGTGGCGCGCTCGGCGAGGCACACGCCCAGAAGATTCACAAAATCATGGACCGGGCTCTCGCCGCGGGCGCGCCCCTGGTCTCCCTCAACGACGGTGCCGGCGCTCGCATCCAGGAGGGTGTCACGGCCCTGGCCGGCTACGGCGGGATCTTCCAGCGCAACACACGTGCTTCCGGCGTCATCCCGCAGATCAGCGTCATGCTCGGCCCGTGCGCCGGTGGCGCCGCCTACTCCCCCGCACTGACCGACTTCGTCTTCATGGTCCGCGAGACCGCGCAGATGTTCATCACGGGCCCGGACGTCGTCCAGGCCGTGACCGGCGAGAAGATCAGCCATAACGGTCTGGGCGGCGCCGATGTGCACTCCGAGACGTCGGGGGTATGCCACTTCGCGTACAACGAAGAGGAACAATGCCTCGAAGAGGTGCGTTACCTCCTCTCCCTGCTGCCGCAGAACAACCGGGAGAATCCTCCTGTGGCGCCGGCCGAATATCCGCCGGGCCGGAAGTGCGCGCAGCTCGCGGACATCGTCCCGGCCGACGGCAGCCGCCCGTACGACATGCGCAAGGTCATCGAGGAGATCGTCGACGACGGTGAGCACCTTGAGGTGCACGAACGCTGGGCGACCAACATCCTGTGCTCGCTCGCCCGGCTCGACGGCGAGACCGTCGGCATCGTCGCCAACCAGCCCCAGTCCCTCGCGGGCGTCCTCGACATCAACGCTTCGGAAAAGGCCGCGCGTTTCATTCAGATGTGTGACGCTTTCAACATTCCGCTCGTCACGCTGCTGGACGTGCCCGGTTTCCTCCCCGGCGTCGACCAGGAGCACGGCGGAATCATCCGGCGCGGCGCCAAGCTGCTCTACGCCTATTGCAACGCCACCGTGCCGCGTATCTCGGTCATCCTCCGCAAGGCGTACGGCGGTGCGTACATCGTCATGGACTCGCAGTCCGTCGGCGCCGACCTCACCTACGCCTGGCCGACCAACGAGATCGCCGTGATGGGTGCCGAAGGCGCGGCGAACGTGATTTTCCGCAAGCAGGTGGCGGAATCCGCCGACCCGGAAGCCACCCGCGCCCGCCTGGTCGAGGAGTACAAGGCGGAGTTGATGCATCCTTACTACGCCGCCGAACGCGGCTTGGTGGATGACGTCATCGCCCCGGCGGACACCCGCGACACCCTCGTCCGGGCCCTCGCCATGCTGCGGGAGAAACACGCCGAGCTGCCGGCGCGCAAGCACGGGAATCCGCCGCAGTGA
- a CDS encoding helix-turn-helix transcriptional regulator, with the protein MTRIHQLVGAVGSAAWDASCAAYYASIAQADESSDSGGTVRYRLRPEVGDGTIEVTSLRSGFHIVRYDVAFAGAGGHQVGYAFPSDHFELEHCVDGRMHISEARSGDGELHARSVSLSPRCATEGVVTHGDGERYRAVSISGTWARLESYLGGLGVDALPGNRPDGVAREQYLGRSAALRPVAGPLAEIFLHRRSSPGRPLFLESRLVAALAALVDGLAVSAPAAEGRGPADRGPADRGPALEDHEVAALRRVPELLWQERHAPPTLADLARASSMSVRRLATGFRALYGTSVMDHHRRRCLDRAAALLVETDWPVARIGHEVGYASPSNFGYAFRRDRGITPARFRRAHS; encoded by the coding sequence GTGACCCGGATTCACCAACTCGTCGGCGCGGTCGGTTCGGCCGCGTGGGACGCGTCATGCGCTGCGTACTACGCGTCGATCGCGCAGGCCGACGAGAGCAGCGACAGCGGCGGCACCGTCCGGTATCGGCTCCGGCCGGAGGTCGGTGACGGCACGATCGAGGTGACGTCCTTGCGGAGCGGGTTCCACATCGTCCGTTACGACGTCGCGTTCGCCGGGGCCGGTGGGCACCAGGTCGGGTACGCCTTTCCGAGCGACCACTTCGAACTGGAGCACTGCGTGGACGGGCGCATGCACATCAGCGAGGCCCGTTCCGGCGACGGCGAGCTGCACGCCCGCTCGGTGTCGCTGAGCCCCCGGTGCGCCACCGAAGGCGTCGTCACACACGGCGACGGCGAGCGGTACCGAGCGGTGTCAATCAGCGGGACCTGGGCCAGGCTGGAGTCCTACCTCGGCGGTCTCGGTGTGGACGCTCTCCCCGGCAACCGACCGGATGGCGTCGCCCGCGAGCAGTATCTGGGCCGGTCCGCCGCGTTGCGTCCGGTGGCCGGCCCGCTGGCGGAGATTTTCCTGCACCGGCGATCGTCCCCGGGGCGCCCGCTGTTCCTGGAATCGCGGCTCGTGGCAGCGCTGGCCGCACTGGTCGACGGACTCGCGGTCAGCGCCCCGGCCGCAGAGGGCCGGGGCCCTGCTGACCGGGGCCCTGCTGACCGGGGCCCTGCTCTGGAGGACCACGAGGTGGCCGCGTTGCGCCGGGTCCCCGAGCTGCTCTGGCAGGAACGCCACGCGCCGCCGACGCTGGCCGATCTGGCCCGTGCGTCGTCGATGTCGGTCCGGCGGCTCGCCACCGGGTTCCGTGCCCTCTACGGGACGTCGGTGATGGATCACCACCGGCGTCGCTGCTTGGACCGGGCTGCCGCGTTGCTCGTCGAGACGGACTGGCCGGTGGCCCGGATCGGGCACGAGGTCGGCTACGCCTCGCCCAGCAACTTCGGCTACGCGTTCCGGCGCGACCGGGGCATCACCCCCGCCCGGTTCCGGCGGGCGCACTCCTGA
- a CDS encoding DUF4232 domain-containing protein, with amino-acid sequence MSRKTALRRTRTVAAASLVAAAAFSLTACGGGGTGTDAKGGSSPAASTSDSGGSSGGSGGSSSGSGGSTEGTGGSTGGSSKAVDTKTGSTSDNSSSTSASHCTSDHLKAAWSNFEGGPDMEYDGQQTARVVLTNTGTSDCTMAGFPGVQLRTAHGETWDLRRTNGKPKPVRLDAGGKAVVDITFLASTRDDDRKFAPDQVVITPPNERRNIVLDWPYGGALLDQSAATRPGTFVGPVNAPEE; translated from the coding sequence ATGTCGCGCAAGACCGCTCTCCGTCGCACTCGCACCGTTGCCGCCGCCTCACTGGTCGCCGCTGCCGCGTTCTCGCTCACCGCCTGCGGAGGCGGCGGGACCGGCACCGACGCCAAGGGAGGCTCGTCTCCGGCCGCCTCGACCAGCGACTCGGGCGGTTCCTCCGGCGGCTCCGGTGGTTCCTCCAGTGGCTCCGGCGGGTCCACGGAAGGAACCGGCGGATCCACGGGCGGCTCCAGCAAGGCCGTCGACACCAAGACGGGCAGCACCTCCGACAACTCTTCGTCGACGTCGGCGAGCCACTGCACCAGCGACCACCTCAAGGCCGCGTGGTCGAACTTCGAGGGCGGCCCGGACATGGAGTACGACGGGCAGCAGACCGCCCGGGTGGTGCTCACGAACACCGGCACCAGCGACTGCACCATGGCCGGCTTCCCCGGCGTCCAACTCCGGACCGCCCACGGCGAAACCTGGGACCTGCGGCGTACCAACGGCAAGCCGAAGCCGGTCCGGCTCGACGCCGGCGGGAAGGCCGTCGTCGACATCACCTTCCTGGCGTCGACCCGCGACGACGACCGGAAGTTCGCACCGGACCAGGTGGTCATCACCCCGCCGAACGAGCGCCGGAACATCGTGCTGGACTGGCCGTACGGCGGCGCGCTGCTGGACCAGTCGGCCGCCACCCGCCCGGGAACCTTCGTCGGCCCGGTCAACGCGCCGGAGGAGTGA
- a CDS encoding pyridoxamine 5'-phosphate oxidase family protein: MALTREEREQFLAEPHVGALSVAAEEGRAPLTVPIWYHYEPGGELWILTGRDSRKAQLIGAAGRFSMMVDRVAPTVRYVSVEGPVAAVQPGTREEHLRLAARYLPKDKAEAFVDYAERELGPHVIIRMRPHHWVSSDLGQV; the protein is encoded by the coding sequence GTGGCATTGACCCGTGAAGAACGCGAGCAGTTCCTGGCCGAGCCGCACGTCGGTGCTCTGTCGGTAGCGGCCGAGGAGGGACGCGCACCGCTCACCGTCCCGATCTGGTACCACTACGAGCCAGGTGGTGAGCTCTGGATCCTCACGGGACGGGACTCGCGCAAAGCGCAGCTGATCGGCGCCGCCGGCCGCTTCAGCATGATGGTGGACCGGGTGGCGCCCACCGTCCGGTACGTCTCCGTCGAAGGTCCGGTCGCCGCGGTGCAGCCGGGCACCCGTGAGGAGCACCTCAGGCTGGCTGCCCGGTACCTCCCCAAGGACAAGGCCGAGGCCTTCGTCGACTACGCGGAGCGGGAGCTGGGGCCCCACGTGATCATCCGCATGCGCCCCCACCACTGGGTCAGCTCCGACCTGGGCCAGGTGTAG